The following proteins are encoded in a genomic region of Amphiura filiformis chromosome 18, Afil_fr2py, whole genome shotgun sequence:
- the LOC140139515 gene encoding uncharacterized protein: MAGTATSLSWPNRTMNTRPQIQHLWGKTQDTKTYQVQIQSNYANSFQPYRCIYCRRFYSNLSYYVKHVIRHRAKLHRYWYSCKQPHKGICTVKSCQCKYCTKSFSYPSALNTNERIHTKEKPYQCKYCGKSFSRSCNKIRHERIHTKEKPYQCKYCEKSFSHSGNRIRHEKIHTKEKPYGYQCEYCEKSFSDGCSKTRHERIHTKEKPYQCKYCEKSFSQANNRTVHERIHTKHKPYQCKYCEKSFSDGCSKTRHERIHTKEKPYQCEYCGKSFSDVSSKIIHERIHTKVKPYQCKYCEKSFSQANNRTIHERIHTKQK, translated from the coding sequence AACCATGAACACTAGACCCCAAATACAGCATTTATGGGGCAAGACACAGGACACCAAGACATATCAAGTACAAATTCAGTCAAATTATGCAAACAGTTTTCAACCATACAGATGTATCTACTGCAGACGATTTTACAGTAATTTGTCGTATTATGTGAAACATGTGATAAGGCATAGAGCAAAATTACACAGGTACTGGTACAGCTGTAAACAGCCTCATAAAGGGATTTGTACAGTGAAATCatgccaatgtaaatattgcaccaAGAGTTTCTCCTACCCAAGTGCACTGAATACaaatgaaaggattcacaccaaagagaaaccataccaatgtaaatattgtggaaAAAGTTTCTCACGGTCATGTAACAAgattagacatgaaaggattcacaccaaagagaaaccataccaatgtaaatattgtgaaaagagtttctcacattCAGGCAACAGGATCagacatgaaaagattcacaccaaagagaagccatacggataccaatgtgaatattgtgaaaagagtttctcagatGGATGTagcaagactagacatgaaaggattcacaccaaagagaagccataccaatgtaaatattgtgaaaagagtttctcacaggcaaataacaggactgtacatgaaaggattcacaccaaacacaaaccataccaatgtaaatattgtgaaaagagtttctcagatGGATGTAGCAAGActcgacatgaaaggattcacaccaaagagaagccataccaaTGTGAATATTGTGGAAAGAGTTTCTCAGATGTAAGTAGCAAGattatacatgaaaggattcacaccaaagtgaaaccataccaatgtaaatattgtgaaaagagtttctcacaggcaaATAACAGgactatacatgaaaggattcacaccaaacagaagtaa